In the Mesorhizobium sp. WSM2240 genome, TTGCGGCGAAAGCCCTCTGCGAGTACAGCCCGCGGGGATCGCCGTCGGCTTTCAGGCCAATTTATTAAAACCCAGATCATTTGGAGCCTTTCATGGCCACTTCATCGGACAGATTGCGTATCGCCGTGCTCTTTGGCGGACGCTCCGCCGAACATGACGTTTCGGTGCTTTCGGCAACCAATGTCATGCGCGCGCTGGAGCCCGCGAAATACGACGCCGTTCCCGTCTTCATCACCCGTGAAGGACAATGGCTGCTGAGCAGCTTCGAGAGCGGCACGCTGGCGAAACCTTCGAGCGGCGCGGAAATCTGCCTGGTGCCGGGCGGACAGGGGCGGATGATGGCGATCCCGACCAATGGCGCACCCTACGAACTGCCGAAGATCGACATCCTCTTCCCGGTGCTGCACGGCCTGCATGGCGAGGACGGGGCGGTGCAGGGGTTGGCGGAAGTGGCGCGCGTGCCGCTGGCCGGCTGCGGCATTCTCGGTTCGGCAACAGCTCTGGACAAGGACATCGCCAAGCGCCTGCTGAACGAGGCGGGCGTGCCCACAGCGCGATCCGTCACGATACACCAAGCCGCCGCACCGGCTTTTGCAGAACTGCAGAGCGCGCTTGGGCTTCCGTTTTTCATCAAGCCGGCGCGGCAGGGCTCCTCTGTCGGCGTGAGCAAAGTCTGGACCGAACGAGACTACGAGGCCGCGCTTACAGAAGGCTTCAGGCACGACCACAAGCTTTTAGCAGAAGAATTCATTCGAGGCCGGGAGATCGAATGCAGCGTGCTGGAGGACACGGAAGGCGGCCTCTTCGTTTCCCGTCCCGGCGAGATCGTGCCGGCGGAGAGCCACGGCTTCTACAGCTACGACGCCAAATATGTCGATGAGCACGGAGCGGCGCTGAAAATCCCGGCGGAGCTGCCGAAAGAGATCGAAGACAGTATCAGGGCGATGGCGGCAAAGGCCTTCCGGGCGGTCGGCTGCGATGGCATGGCGCGCGTCGATTTCTTCGTGACGCCGCAGCTGCGCATCCTCATCAACGAGCTCAACACCATTCCCGGCTTCACCGATATCAGCATGTATTCCAAGGCGATGGCGGCAAGCGGCGTCAGCTATTCCGAGATCATCGATCGGCTGGTGGCGCATGGCCTGGCCCGCGCCGGTCGATCAACCTGATGGTGAACCCCGGGGCCTGATAGCCAGTTTCACCTCACCGGCGGAACCGGGATAGGACCGGGCGGTGGCGTCGGCTGCGGCATCGGGTCCGGTGCGGGATCGGGGCCAGGGAAAGGCTGAGGCGGAATGGGCTGCGGCGGGATCGGCTGCGGATTTTGCTGATTGGTGGAGTTCAACATTTCGTGTCCCTTCGGGCGCTTGTTCCAAGTCCGTTTCAGGACCGTGGGGTCGTACCTCAACCATTCGGGCCTCACCTTGTTCCAACACGCGAGGCGGCGCCCGGCCCCTGTTCGACCGAGGCCCGGCGCAGCGCTTTCATTGGCCAGGAGATATCGCTGTTGGGAAAAAAGTGCCGCGTCCGAGAAGCGCCATGTTCGTCAGGCATTCATAAAGATGGGCTGCAAGAAAGCGGGTGCGACGCTTTAACCGGGCCTTAACCCGCGACTCATGCTAACATCGGATCAGAGAGTCAGGCTCGCGCGACACAGACTCTCCGGGATGTGAAGGAACCACAGGCCCATTCCGGAAGTTGAAGTTACGCTGGCCGCAGGCAACCAGACCGGCCAAAGCGCGAGGGTGTCATGCAAGGAAAAACATCCGACGTCTTCGACCTATTTTCGGAGATTTACACGGATACGGCTCGAGAGGAGATGAGCCTTCAGCAATATCTCCTCGCATGTTGCGAGGACAGTTCGATGTATGCCTCCGCCCCTGAGCGGATGGTAGCGGCCATAGGCAAACCTAACCTGGTCGACACCAGCAAGGATGAGCGCCTCGGCCGCATTTTCGCGAACCGGACGATCAAGATTTATCCTTCGTTCGCGGACTTCTACGGCATGGAGGACACGATCGAGCGGATCGTCGGCTATTTCCGCTATGCCTCCCAGGGGCTCGAGGAGCGCAAGCAGATCCTCTATCTCCTGGGTCCGGTCGGCGGCGGCAAGTCGTCGTTGGCGGAGCGGCTCAAGAAGCTCATGGAGGAGCGCCCGATCTACACGCTGAAGGTCGGCAACGAAATCAGCCCGGTTTTCGAATCGCCGCTCGGGCTCTTCAATCCGGACCGTATGGGCGACCTGCTGGAAGAAAAATACGGCATCGCACGTCGGCGTCTGAACGGCCTGATCTCGCCTTGGGCGGCCAAGCGACTGGATGAATTGAAGGGCGATATCTCCAAGTTCAGCGTCGTCAGGCTCACGCCTTCCCGGCTTCGCCAGATCGGCATCGCCAAGACCGAGCCGGGCGACGAGAACAACCAGGATGTTTCCGCCCTGGTCGGCAAGGTCGACATCCGCAAGCTCGAGGATTTCAGCCAGTCTGATCCCGACGCCTATTCCTACAGCGGCGGCCTGAACCGGACGACGCAAGGCCTGCTGGAATTCGTCGAGATGTTCAAGGCGCCAATCAAGGTGCTGCACCCGCTGCTGACGGCTACCCAGGAAGGCAGCTACAACGGCACCGAAAGCTTCGGGGCCTTCCCCTATCAGGGCATCGTGGTGGCCCATTCCAACGAGTCGGAATGGCTGCAGTTCAAGAACAACAAGAACAATGAGGCGTTCCTCGACCGCATACTGGTGGTCAAGGTTCCCTATTGCCTGAGGGTCACCGAAGAGAGGCAGATATACGAAAAGCTGCTGCGCGAAAGCGAGCTGGCCAACAGCCCCTGCGCTCCCGAGGTGTTGGACATATTGAGCCGGTTCACCGTCTCGACGCGCCTGGCCGAGCACGACAATTCGCCGCTCTACACCAAGATGCGTGTCTATGACGGCGAGAACCTGAAGGAGATCGACCCGAAGGCAAAATCGGTTCAGGAATATCGCGACGCCGCCGGGGTCGACGAGGGCATGACTGGCGTCAGCACGCGCTTCGCGTTCAAGATCCTGTCGCAGACGTTCAACTACGACACTGAGGAAGTGGCCGCCGATCCGGTGCACCTGATGTACATACTGGAGCAGGCGATCAAGCGCGAACAGTTCCCGAAGGAAACGGAGTCCGACTATCTCGATTTGATCAAGTCGGAACTGGCCACGCGATATGCGGAGTTCATCGGCCACGAGATCCAGAAGGCCTATCTGGAATCCTACAGCGAATACGGCCAGAATCTGTTCGACCGCTACATCGCCTACGCCGATGCCTGGATCGAGGATCAGGACTACAAGGAC is a window encoding:
- a CDS encoding D-alanine--D-alanine ligase family protein encodes the protein MATSSDRLRIAVLFGGRSAEHDVSVLSATNVMRALEPAKYDAVPVFITREGQWLLSSFESGTLAKPSSGAEICLVPGGQGRMMAIPTNGAPYELPKIDILFPVLHGLHGEDGAVQGLAEVARVPLAGCGILGSATALDKDIAKRLLNEAGVPTARSVTIHQAAAPAFAELQSALGLPFFIKPARQGSSVGVSKVWTERDYEAALTEGFRHDHKLLAEEFIRGREIECSVLEDTEGGLFVSRPGEIVPAESHGFYSYDAKYVDEHGAALKIPAELPKEIEDSIRAMAAKAFRAVGCDGMARVDFFVTPQLRILINELNTIPGFTDISMYSKAMAASGVSYSEIIDRLVAHGLARAGRST
- a CDS encoding PrkA family serine protein kinase gives rise to the protein MQGKTSDVFDLFSEIYTDTAREEMSLQQYLLACCEDSSMYASAPERMVAAIGKPNLVDTSKDERLGRIFANRTIKIYPSFADFYGMEDTIERIVGYFRYASQGLEERKQILYLLGPVGGGKSSLAERLKKLMEERPIYTLKVGNEISPVFESPLGLFNPDRMGDLLEEKYGIARRRLNGLISPWAAKRLDELKGDISKFSVVRLTPSRLRQIGIAKTEPGDENNQDVSALVGKVDIRKLEDFSQSDPDAYSYSGGLNRTTQGLLEFVEMFKAPIKVLHPLLTATQEGSYNGTESFGAFPYQGIVVAHSNESEWLQFKNNKNNEAFLDRILVVKVPYCLRVTEERQIYEKLLRESELANSPCAPEVLDILSRFTVSTRLAEHDNSPLYTKMRVYDGENLKEIDPKAKSVQEYRDAAGVDEGMTGVSTRFAFKILSQTFNYDTEEVAADPVHLMYILEQAIKREQFPKETESDYLDLIKSELATRYAEFIGHEIQKAYLESYSEYGQNLFDRYIAYADAWIEDQDYKDPDTGQNLNREVLDNELSQIEKPAGIANPKDFRNEVVKFTLRARARNHGRNPSWTSYEKLREVIEKRMFGQVEDLLPVISFGSKQDSVTEKRHTEFVQRMVERGYTKRQVRRLVDWYMRVNKAG